The sequence below is a genomic window from Streptomyces sp. NBC_00582.
TGCGCGGGCCGCTGTACATCGGCGACTACGCGAAGGTCGAGGCCGGTGCGGAAATCCGTGAGCACACCGTCGTCGGCTCCAATGTGGTCGTCAAGAGCGGAGCCTTCCTGCACAAGGCCGTCGTGCACGACAACGTGTACGTCGGACAGCACAGCAATCTGCGCGGCTGCGTCGTCGGAAAGAACACCGACATCATGCGGGCAGCGCGGATCGAGGACGGCGCCGTCATCGGCGACGAATGCCTGATCGGTGAAGAATCGATCGTGCAGGGCAATGTGCGGGTGTATCCGTTCAAGACCATCGAGGCCGGCGCGTTCGTCAACACCTCGGTGATCTGGGAGTCCCGGGGCCAGGCGCACCTCTTCGGCGCGCGCGGGGTCTCCGGGATTCTCAACGTCGAGATCACGCCAGAGTTGGCGGTGCGTCTGGCCGGTGCCTACGCGACGACGCTGAAGAAGGGGTCCACCGTCACGACGGCCCGCGACCACTCCCGTGGCGCCCGGGCACTGAAGCGGGCGGTGATCTCCGCGTTGCAGGCCAGCGCCATCGACGTACGGGATCTGGAGAACGTACCGCTGCCCGTGGCGCGACAGCAGACGGCGCGGGGGTCGGCCGGCGGGATCATGATCCGGACCTCGCCAGGAGTGCCGGACTCCGTGGACATCATGTTCTTCGACGGGCAGGGTGCCGATCTGTCGCAGGGCAGTCAGCGGAAGCTCGACCGGGTGTTCGCGCGGCAGGAGTACCGGCGGGCGTTCCCGGGGGAGATCGGGGACCTGCACTTTCCTGCCAGTGTGTTCGACTCGTACACCGGCTCCCTGCTGCGGAACGTGGACACGACCGGGATCTCGGAGTCCGGGCTGAAGGTCGTGGTCGACGCGTCGAACGGCAGCGCGGGGCTGGTGCTGCCGAGTCTGCTCGGGAAGCTGGGCGTGGACTCGCTGACCATCAATCCCGGTCTGAACGAGTCCAGACCGACCGAGACGGGTGATCAACGGCGCTCGGGGCTCGTACGGCTCGGGGAGATCGTGGCCTCCTCGCGGGCGGCGTTCGGGGTCCGGTTCGACCCCGTGGGTGAGCGGCTGTCGCTCGTCGACGAGAAGGGCCGGATCATCGAGGACGACCGGGCTCTGCTGGTGCTGCTCGACCTGGTGGCCGCGGAGCGGCGCAGCGGGCGGGTGGCGCTGCCGGTGACCACGACGAGGATCGCCGAGCAGGTCGCGGCCTATCACGGGACGCAGGTCGAGTGGACGACGACCTCGCCCGACGACCTGACGCGGGTCGGAGGGGACGAGTCGACCATCTTCGGAGGGGACGGCAAGGGCGGCTTCATCGTCCCCGAGTTCAGCAGTGTCTTCGACGGTACGGCCGCCTTCGTGCGGCTGATCGGGCTGGTGGCGCGGACGCAGCTCACGCTCAGCCAGATCGACGCGCGGATTCCGCGGGCGCACGTCCTGAAGCGGGATCTGGCGACCCCGTGGGCCGTCAAGGGTCTGGTGATGCGGCGGGTCGTCGAGGCGGCCGGAGACCGCTTCGTGGACACCACGGACGGTGTGCGGGTGGTGGAGACGGACGGGCGCTGGGTGATGGTCCTGCCCGATCCGGCCGAGGCCGTCACCCATCTGTGGGCGGAGGGGCCCGACGACGCCTCCGCGCAGGCCCTGCTCGACGAGTGGTCGTCGGTCGTGGACAGCGCCGGCCGCTGATCCGGGCCGCACACGCGCGTGCCGGACAGGTGTCCTCAAGGGGGCCTGTCCGGTTCGGCGGTGGGGCCATTCGGAGGTAGTGGCCGCGACATGCGACGATGTGCGGCATGCCGCAGCAGCCCCCCGTTCGGAGCACACCCGCGCGCGTGTCGCGCCCGGACGCCTCCATGTCGCTGCTCACCAACGTCATGGACCACAGCCTCGACGACGGGTACGCCGAGGCCGCCGCCCGGAAGAAGGCCGAGGGCGCCGGCGGTCTGCCGAAGACGCTGCGGGCGAAGCTGGGTCTCGCGGGCGGTCTGGTGCTCGCGGCCCTGGTGGTGACCGTCGGGGCGGCCCAGGCACGGATCTCGGCCCCGGTCGTCGCCAAGGAGCGCGAAGAGCTGATCGACCGCGTCGACAGCGAGACCAAGGCGGCCGACGAACTGGAGCGCACCGTCGACCGGCTGCGCGACGACGTGAGCGCCCGGCAGCGCGAGGCGCTCAGGCACAGCGGCGGCAGCGGGCAGACGGACCTGGTCGGCATCCTGTCGGGCGCCGTGGAGGTGCACGGACCCGGCATCAAGCTGGTGGTGAACGACGCCAAGGAAGCCACCACCGGGGGTGACGGCGACCCGCGGGAGACCTCCGGCTTCTCGGACACCGGGCGGGTCCGTGACCGGGACATGCAGAAGGTGGTCAACGGACTCTGGGCGTCGGGTGCCGAGGCCGTCTCGATCAACGGGCAGCGGCTGACGGCGCTGTCGGCGATCAGGGCCGCGGGTGACGCGATACTGGTCGACAACAAGCCGCTGGTGCCGCCGTACACGGTGCTCGCGGTGGGGGACGGGAAAAAGCTCAGCACCAGGTTCCAGAACAGCGCGGACGGCGTCTATCTGAACGTGCTGCAGGAGAACTACGGCATCAGGACGGCCATTTCCGTGCAGGACGACGTCCGGCTGCCCGCCGCACCGAGTGTGATCGTACGTACAGCACAGCCGAGAACTGAGAAGGGCACATCGTGATCGCCGTACTGGGCCTCGTCGTGGGAGTCGTGGCCGGCCTGTTGGTCCGGCCCGAGGTTCCGGCGGTTGTCGAGCCTTATCTGCCGATCGCCGTCGTGGCGGCGCTGGACGCCGTCTTCGGCGGTCTGCGGGCCATGCTCGACGGGATCTTCGACGACAAGGTCTTCGTGGTGTCGTTCCTGTCGAACGTGGTCGTGGCCGCGCTGATCGTGTTCCTGGGGGACAAGTTGGGTGTGGGTGCCCAGCTGTCCACCGGTGTCGTGGTCGTGCTCGGTATCCGGATCTTCTCCAACGCCGCGGCGATCCGTCGGCACGTCTTCCGGGCGTGACGCCGATGACCAACAAGGACGAGGTGGCCGAGAACCGACTGCGCAAGGAGCTGCCCGAGGAGGTCCCGGCGCTCCCTGCCGTGGCCGAGGAGCCCCAGGAGGCCGCTGAGCCCGCGCTGACCGGCCGGCAGCGGCTGGCGCAGGGGCTGTGGCCTCCGCGTGTCACGCGGGCCCAACTCATCGTCGCCCTGCTGCTGTTCGGGCTCGGCTTCGGCCTGGCCGTCCAGGTCGCCTCCAACAGCGACAGCGGAAACGCCCTGCGTGGCGCGCGCCAGGAAGATCTTGTGCGCATCCTCGATGAACTGGATGACCGCAGTCAGCGTCTTGAGGACGAGAAGCAGGGACTCGAGAAGCAGCGGGAGGAGCTGGAGAACAGCTCCGACCAGGCCGAGGAGGCCCGGAAGCAGACGGTCGAGAAGGAGAAGCAACTCGGCATCCTGGCGGGCACGGTGGCCGCGCAGGGGCCGGGCATCACGATGACGATCGAGGACACGAAGGGGACGGTCGAGGCCGACATGCTGCTCGACGCGATCCAGGAGCTGCGCGCGGCAGGCGCCGAGGCGATCCAGGTCAACGACGTGCGGGTGGTCGCCGGCACGTATCTGACGGATTCCGGTGACAGTGTGAGCGTCGACGGGAACAAGATCAACGCGCCGTTTCGTTTCAAGGTCATCGGCAACCCGCAGGACCTCGAGCCGGCGCTGAACATCCCTGGAGGCGTGGTGCAGACTCTGGAGAAGGAGCAGGCCACCGTGACCGTGGAGCGCTCGGACAAGATCGTCGTGGACGCCTTGCGAGCGGCGAAGCAGCCTGACTACGCTCGGTCGTCCTCACAGTGAACCGGGGGTGCATGGCGGCCGTCGGGCAGGGGCATGAGGTTGCGGGGGGTCGACGCACCGATCGGGTGGTGCGTGGTGGAAACTGTCTGGTGGATACGGACGTTGTGAAGGTGTCCGGGTCGACCGGTGTATTCAGTCAGGGTTCGTCCTGCCCCACGGGCGGGTCTGTTTCGGTCAAGGGGAATCGCCCGTGAAGTTGTTTGCGAAGTTGTTCGGCAAGAGCGCGCGAGAGGGCAGCGACAACGCGACCGCCCGTCATCGCGCACAGCCCGACGCGGAGGGCCAGCGGCCGCTGTTCCGGGACCAGGTGCCTGGCCCGGGTGGTGACATTTCCGGAGGTCAGGGCGCGGCGTCTGTTGACCCGGCACAGTCCGGCGGAATAGGTTTCGGCCAACCGTCAACCTCAAGTACGGGTGGAGGGTTTTCTCCCATGTCGGCCCTGGTGTGTACGAGGTGCGGTAACCGCAACGCGGAGAACAGCCGCTTCTGCTCCAACTGCGGCGCGCCGCTGCGTCCCGGTCTCACGCCGGAGCGTGCGTCGGAGACGACGTCCACCATCTCCATCTCCGGTCTCGAGGCCTACGACTCCGAGGCCACCGGCCAGACCCAGCTCCCGGCGCTCTCCCCGGAGGCGCAGGCGGCGGTCGACGCGCTGCCGTTGGGCTCCGCGCTGCTGGTCGTCCGTCGTGGTCCCAACTCGGGCAGCCGCTTCCTGCTGGACAGTGACCTGACCACGGCCGGGCGTCACCCGCAGAGCGACATCTTCCTGGACGACGTGACGGTCTCGCGCCGCCATGTGGAGTTCCGTCGCAATCCGGACGGCACGTTCAAGGTCGCGGACGTCGGCAGTCTGAACGGCACCTACGTCAACCGGGAGCGGATCGACGAGGTCCCGCTGTCGAACGGTGACGAGGTGCAGATCGGTAAGTACCGGCTGGTCTTCTACGCGAGCCAGCAGGGCTACTGACCCTCCCCCGGAGTCCATCCGGGGGGAACCAAGGGAAGGTCCATGCTTCAAACACCGAGGGGCGGTGCCGGGCACGGCACCGCCGCCACGGACGCCGGTCCGATGAGCATCGGCACCGTGCTGAACGCGCTGCGGCACGAGTTTCCCGAGGTCACCATCTCCAAGATCCGTTTCCTGGAGGCGGAGGGGCTGATCGAGCCGCAGCGGACCCCCTCGGGATATCGCAAGTTCAGCCCGCAGGACGTCGAGCGACTCGGCCACGTACTGAGGATGCAGCGGGACCACTATCTGCCGCTCAAGGTGATCCGGGAGCATCTGGACGCCATGGAGCGGGGCGAGGCCGTGCCCTTGCCGACCGTGGGCCGGCAGCGGGACGGAGAGGCTCTGGCGGAGCCCTCCGAGGGGCCCACGGCGGCCCGGATCGGGCGGGCCGAGCTGCTCGCGGCCGCCGGGATCGACGAGGCGGCGCTCGCGGAGTGGGAGTCCTACGGGCTGCTCGTGCCGCTGGAGAACGGTGTCTACGACGCGGAGGCCGCCACGGTGGCCTCGCTCGTCGCCGAGCTGGGGCGGTTCGGGATCGAGCCCCGGCATCTGCGGGTGATGAAGGCCGCGGCGGACCGTGAGGCGGGCCTGGTGGACCAGGTGGTCGCCCCGCTCAAGCGGCACCGCAACCCCCAGACCCGGGCGCACGCCGAGGCCCGTACGAAGGAGCTGGCGGGGCTTACGGTCCGGCTGCACGCGGCGCTCGTGCAGACCGCGCTCGGTGTCCGGTTGCCCTGAGCCACCGGTTTCGCCCTCGGCGGATCGGTCACCCGTTCCCGGCCCGACTACCCAAACGTCCCGGGCACGGCCTAGGGTTGCTGTGTGAACGAGCTCGATGTCGTAGGTGTCCGGGTCGAAATGCCCTCCAACCAACCGATCGTGCTGCTGCGTGAAGTGGGAGGCGACCGTTACCTCCCCATCTGGATCGGACCGGGGGAGGCGACGGCGATCGCCTTCGCCCAGCAGGGCATGGCCCCGGCGCGACCGCTGACCCACGATCTGTTCAAGGACGTGCTGGAAGCCGTCGGCCAGGAGCTCACCGAGGTGCGCATCACGGATCTGCGGGAGGGCGTCTTCTACGCGGAGCTGGTGTTCGCCAGCGGTGTCGAGGTGAGCGCCCGCCCGTCCGACGCCATAGCGCTGGCGCTGCGCACGGGGACGCCGATCTTCGGCAGCGACACGGTGCTCGACGACGCGGGCATCGCCATCCCGGACGAGCAGGAGGACGAGGTGGAGAAGTTCCGCGAGTTCCTCGACCAGATCTCGCCCGAGGACTTCGGCACCAGCAACCAGTAGCCGTGTGCCGGGCCGCCACCCGGCGCGAGGAGGACCGGGTCGGCCGCCCTGTTCCCGGCACTTGCCAGCGGCGCGTGAGAGCGTCCTACGGCTCCTTCTCCACGCATTCGGCTAGCCTTTCCCCGCGGTGGGGTGCGGGAAACCACTCTTAGGGTGATTATCACTCGGCGTGGCGAGTGTGGCGATCGTTGACGCACCCCTGGTGACTGCCTACCGTCGAGAAGGCAGGTCAAGGACGGAGGTCGGCGTGAGAAGCAGCGGCGACGGTACGGCTGGGGGTGCCCCCGGACTCGGTGTCGGGGGGAGCGGTCCGTACCCTCCCCCAAGCTCTCGGCTGCGCCCGGGGCGGGGGTATCCCCACCAGGGCGGCGCGGCCGATCATGCCGTCCCGCAGCGACCCGCGGCCGTGCCGAGCAGCGGAGGGGCGGCGTCCATGGCGTCCGAGCAGATCGGCTACCGCGGACCGACGGCCTGTGCGGCCGCCGGCATCACCTACCGGCAACTCGACTACTGGGCCCGCACCGGGCTCGTCGAGCCGAGCGTGCGGCCCGCCTACGGGTCGGGTACGCAGCGCCTGTA
It includes:
- a CDS encoding sugar phosphate nucleotidyltransferase codes for the protein MKAVVMAGGEGTRLRPMTSSMPKPLLPVANRPIMEHVLRLLKRHGLNETVVTVQFLASLVKNYFGDGEELGMELSYANEEKPLGTAGSVKNAEEALKDDAFLVISGDALTDFDLTELINFHKEKGALVTVCLTRVPNPLEFGITIVDEEGKVERFLEKPTWGQVFSDTVNTGIYVMEPEVFEYVEADVPVDWSGDVFPQLMKEGKPIYGFVAEGYWEDVGTHESYVKAQADVLEGKVDVEIDGFELSPGVWVAEGAEVHPDAVLRGPLYIGDYAKVEAGAEIREHTVVGSNVVVKSGAFLHKAVVHDNVYVGQHSNLRGCVVGKNTDIMRAARIEDGAVIGDECLIGEESIVQGNVRVYPFKTIEAGAFVNTSVIWESRGQAHLFGARGVSGILNVEITPELAVRLAGAYATTLKKGSTVTTARDHSRGARALKRAVISALQASAIDVRDLENVPLPVARQQTARGSAGGIMIRTSPGVPDSVDIMFFDGQGADLSQGSQRKLDRVFARQEYRRAFPGEIGDLHFPASVFDSYTGSLLRNVDTTGISESGLKVVVDASNGSAGLVLPSLLGKLGVDSLTINPGLNESRPTETGDQRRSGLVRLGEIVASSRAAFGVRFDPVGERLSLVDEKGRIIEDDRALLVLLDLVAAERRSGRVALPVTTTRIAEQVAAYHGTQVEWTTTSPDDLTRVGGDESTIFGGDGKGGFIVPEFSSVFDGTAAFVRLIGLVARTQLTLSQIDARIPRAHVLKRDLATPWAVKGLVMRRVVEAAGDRFVDTTDGVRVVETDGRWVMVLPDPAEAVTHLWAEGPDDASAQALLDEWSSVVDSAGR
- a CDS encoding DUF881 domain-containing protein, coding for MCGMPQQPPVRSTPARVSRPDASMSLLTNVMDHSLDDGYAEAAARKKAEGAGGLPKTLRAKLGLAGGLVLAALVVTVGAAQARISAPVVAKEREELIDRVDSETKAADELERTVDRLRDDVSARQREALRHSGGSGQTDLVGILSGAVEVHGPGIKLVVNDAKEATTGGDGDPRETSGFSDTGRVRDRDMQKVVNGLWASGAEAVSINGQRLTALSAIRAAGDAILVDNKPLVPPYTVLAVGDGKKLSTRFQNSADGVYLNVLQENYGIRTAISVQDDVRLPAAPSVIVRTAQPRTEKGTS
- a CDS encoding small basic family protein, whose protein sequence is MIAVLGLVVGVVAGLLVRPEVPAVVEPYLPIAVVAALDAVFGGLRAMLDGIFDDKVFVVSFLSNVVVAALIVFLGDKLGVGAQLSTGVVVVLGIRIFSNAAAIRRHVFRA
- a CDS encoding DUF881 domain-containing protein, encoding MTNKDEVAENRLRKELPEEVPALPAVAEEPQEAAEPALTGRQRLAQGLWPPRVTRAQLIVALLLFGLGFGLAVQVASNSDSGNALRGARQEDLVRILDELDDRSQRLEDEKQGLEKQREELENSSDQAEEARKQTVEKEKQLGILAGTVAAQGPGITMTIEDTKGTVEADMLLDAIQELRAAGAEAIQVNDVRVVAGTYLTDSGDSVSVDGNKINAPFRFKVIGNPQDLEPALNIPGGVVQTLEKEQATVTVERSDKIVVDALRAAKQPDYARSSSQ
- a CDS encoding FHA domain-containing protein → MSGGYGRCEGVRVDRCIQSGFVLPHGRVCFGQGESPVKLFAKLFGKSAREGSDNATARHRAQPDAEGQRPLFRDQVPGPGGDISGGQGAASVDPAQSGGIGFGQPSTSSTGGGFSPMSALVCTRCGNRNAENSRFCSNCGAPLRPGLTPERASETTSTISISGLEAYDSEATGQTQLPALSPEAQAAVDALPLGSALLVVRRGPNSGSRFLLDSDLTTAGRHPQSDIFLDDVTVSRRHVEFRRNPDGTFKVADVGSLNGTYVNRERIDEVPLSNGDEVQIGKYRLVFYASQQGY
- the ftsR gene encoding transcriptional regulator FtsR yields the protein MLQTPRGGAGHGTAATDAGPMSIGTVLNALRHEFPEVTISKIRFLEAEGLIEPQRTPSGYRKFSPQDVERLGHVLRMQRDHYLPLKVIREHLDAMERGEAVPLPTVGRQRDGEALAEPSEGPTAARIGRAELLAAAGIDEAALAEWESYGLLVPLENGVYDAEAATVASLVAELGRFGIEPRHLRVMKAAADREAGLVDQVVAPLKRHRNPQTRAHAEARTKELAGLTVRLHAALVQTALGVRLP
- a CDS encoding bifunctional nuclease family protein, which encodes MNELDVVGVRVEMPSNQPIVLLREVGGDRYLPIWIGPGEATAIAFAQQGMAPARPLTHDLFKDVLEAVGQELTEVRITDLREGVFYAELVFASGVEVSARPSDAIALALRTGTPIFGSDTVLDDAGIAIPDEQEDEVEKFREFLDQISPEDFGTSNQ